The Paramisgurnus dabryanus chromosome 3, PD_genome_1.1, whole genome shotgun sequence genome includes a window with the following:
- the LOC141281888 gene encoding uncharacterized protein, with translation MRIDSEAKRLVESILIQKPGWEQIINEYNRTKSFGDETRRKMVNILAADMSEKNGSSPPRQVKEKYARGIVALFPYLSDPFSKNGYEHYYDVESGTGYLAWRIKTIQRGLAKERRTSFEGPSAEGMSGGPTIRREPQFAPEAVLSEDECKEAIAFMKHSADDDSVKMKMKLTFDYRRGMVLDPVQSNNILTVFPRFKDIKGLRHILGN, from the exons ATGAGGATAGATTCCGAAGCCAAAAGG TTGGTAGAATCCATTCTGATCCAGAAACCAGGCTGGGAgcaaataataaatgaatacaaCCGAACAAAGTCTTTTGGGGATGAAACAAGGAGGAAAATGGTTAACATCCTGGCCGCTGatatgtcagaaaaaaatgg TTCATCCCCACCAAGGCAGGTGAAAGAAAAATATGCCAGAGGAATTGTGGCTTTGTTTCCTTACCTCAGTGATCCCTTTTCCAAAAATGGCTAT GAGCATTACTATGATGTTGAGAGCGGCACTGGATACTTAGCATGGAGAATTAAGACTATACAGAGAGGCTTGGCTAAAGAGAGACGAACATCATTTGAAG GACCATCTGCTGAGGGGATGTCTGGTGGACCAACTATAAGACGAGAACCACAATTTGCTCCAGAGGCTGTCTTGAGTGAGGATGAATGCAAGGAAGCAATTGCATTCATGAAGCATTCTGCTGATGATGACTCCGTCAAGATGAAAATGAAGTTGACATTTGACTATCGCCGTGGGATGGTTCTTGACCCTGTGCAGTCGAACAATATACTGACAGTCTTTCCACGTTTCAAAGACATTAAAGGCTTG AGACATATTTTAGGTAATTAG